Below is a window of Quercus robur chromosome 6, dhQueRobu3.1, whole genome shotgun sequence DNA.
taaacctcaaattttcattcctctcgaaattgggaggaatgggagggaatgaaattagatttaatgatttttttactaaaactcccaaaatatccctatatattcaaccatttatttaaaatagggatctaatagtaatattgtcataaaatgattctattCCATTATCTCCATGTTACTCCCAAACaggattacttacattccattcattttcattcttttccattcctttattttaaaacatccaatcaatgttacttaattccattccattccatttttttccattcctttcccttacttaaatacattcccctccattccattcctttctaTTTCCTTATGACCAtctcattccatttcattccattcccttatgaactctcaAGCAGAGCCTAATGTTAGGTGGTTGCGGCCATCCCTGAAAGACTAACAACAACTACAACAATATTATACCATTTTTGGGAAATTCTACCACTCAATTAaggatattaatttaatttatgttgAGTTAAATAAATAATGCCAGAAGAATGTGATAgctttatgttttgttgttgttgttgttttgagaAGATAATGGCTTTATGTTGATTAAACCGAACAAGTCTTTATATTCCACTTTACACTCAACAAATTACAATATATGTTATgtgttattatgaacttaagTATTTTATGAGGAAATTGATGGAATATAAAGTAGAACAATAAGAACAAAGATGTGAGTTATTATTAGATTAAAGCCACACATATAAATTCGCAAATCAATTCTTCtgtcattaataatttaatagccTGACCGTTCTGTTCATGCCTAAGATACACAAGATAGCGAGAACTACAAAAGCCCTATTTTCATAGGGTCTTACCATTTGAACAACTAATATAATGAAGAAGGGTTGTTTcttcaaattgttttttatttttgtcaaattcaCTGGATTATTGCCGTTGCAGCAAAGTTAATTAGGTCAGTGTGAGAGTAAGGACTCTAGTGAAATGCTATGCCACTATTTGAAACTAAGGGCCCATTTGGTAGAgcattttaaacacatgttttcagtttttaaacaacattacacgcatttctatacactttttcacccacatgtatttaaaaaaaatacaaacaacattactcaaactcttttaccaaacagaccctaaatatCCTAAAACATACATGACCATGCATTTCAAAGGACCAATGAGAGGCTATTACAAGCATGAAGGAACAGTGATTTCAAACATGACCTAGCTCACAATTGATGTCAAATATATATTATGGATAATGTTacaaacataataattttcacaacaaatttcacaaattttaagttgacaaattattattaattttaatttatatgggTTCATCATTGATACAATTTTATTATCCACCATTATAACAACATGTCACCTTAGATAGTTGTGAATTATGTTGTCATTAGACTTACCGGACAAGatgtcaaagaagaaaataacttAGAGCTAGTAAAGACTCCTCAATTTGACTTTGCCTCTAAAATGTACAAAGATGTGGTCAGTGATTATAAGGCCTAGGTGCGTACGTAGGCCTAGCTATATAAGACTATGAGAAGATTATTAAGAAAACAACGTTCTCATGAGAAACTATTTCTCCATGTTAATTACTGTGTCATAGATATGCCAGAGTATATACATATCCATGTGAGATAATTTTCCTTACCAAgattttcaaaacccaaaatcaaactaGATCAAAGCTTCAGCAATCAGCAACCTATCCCCGATCTCTGAGAGAGACACAGACAAAGTCAGCtagattttcctttttgtttacTTAGGATTTTGCTAATTTGACTAAACAAACTACGTACTAATAATGGTAACAAGAAATTGAATCACAGCAGCCTCAGGCTCTCATTAGCACAGTTGCATTCAGGTCAATAGTCGTAAACCAATTAAATAGACTAAACAATGTACACTCAAACAAGCATTACATTATATATACTTTACTACTTTGGGTGATAAACTTCTATAAGCTCTTCGTTTTCTTGCCTCAGCAAATcctttgcatttttctttatcATACATACTCCTTTTCTACGAATATTTTGTCTCCAAACTTCAACATATTAGTAATGGACAAAactgcatcatcatcatcatccttcaAAATTCAACCTCCATCACATGGAAATCTTGTTACAATTCTTAGTATTGATGGAGGAGGTGTTAGAGGGATCATTCCTGGAGTCATTCTTGCTTACCTCGAGTCTCAACTTCAGGTAATATTCCTTAAGATTTCATGGAATTACTTCATGGAATTTCCCAAGTTAGTACATTTGAGAAATTCTAAGACCATTAAGGCTTATTGTATATTTGGTTCTAATCAAGTAACTCTATGGATTTCGTGGTCGTAGGAGCTAGATGGCGAGGAAGTAAGGCTTGCCGATTACTTTGATGTAGTTGCTGGGACAAGTACAGGTGGTCTCATTGCAGGCATGTTGGTAGCACCAAATGAAAATAATCGACCTTTATATGCTGGCAAAGATATAGTACCATTTTACCTTGATAACTGTCCCAAAATCTTCCCGCAGGTAAggtaaattttgaaatggatTATTCATTCATATTGTGCTAATTAGTATCTAGGTCAAAGTTTTGTACCATGCaaatcatatttatatatattgactAAGGATGTTTTGCTCTTGGGTTTTCGTGAACACAGTGGAATATTTGCGTCAGTTGTGAATCTAGTGAAAATTTTAACGGGTCCCAAATATGATGGAAAGTATCTTCACAAGCTCATAAGAAAAGAATTAGGGGATACGAAGTTTCACCAAACCTTGACAAATCTAGTTGTTCCAACATTTGACATCAAGAAACTTCAGCCTACTATTTTTTCCTCATTTCAGGTTGTGGTGGTTtctatgttttgtttgtttgtttttttaatggttttttgttgtgtttattgtttattgcttAGCATATTAAGAAAAGACTTCAACCATTATAGTTGGTTATGTGTTGTAGTCCCTTCTACAAATTGCTTTAATGAAGTTTTAGCAAAATGGCATAAGTTTTAGAAGTTATCCaggccaattaaaaaaaaaggttaaaggTGAATTTGAAATACCATTGTACCACGTTCTACTtaattactttaaaaataatgatattcaCATACTTTTTATTATTCACATCAATCAACATACACATATTATTAGTTTGCCATATGAAtcaaaaacatgatttcaattaAGATTAGGAATTcatgttttaaaaacataatttcacaattttaaacaTGATTTCAAAAGAGTGTGTTTGAAGTACGTAAAATGAGCGTATAATAAGATTTTCCATAATTTCAATTACACATATTTCAAAGGGATCATATTGTTcatgattttattttcaacattttaattGGAGAGGAAAGATTTGACCCTTATAGGTCTCTATTGGATACACTAAAAATAAAGACCTAAAAGTCATTAGCACTCCCTTCATGAAATTAACATAAACAATATGTGCATATTTCAAACCTCTTCTAGCACTACTTTAAATTTAAATCTAAATTTCTTCCTTCAAATCCTTGTACGCAACCTGATAgaattgcaaaattttcatgCAGTTGACAAACCATCCAATCTTAGACGCTGCATTATCAGACATATGTATAGGCACCTCAGCAGCCCCAACTTATTTTCCTGCCCACTATTTTAGTAACCAAGATACACATGGAAGCGTGCGAGATTTCAACCTTGTTGATGGTGGTGTGGCTGCCAATAATCCggtaaaatcttttttttttttacaagaatcAAATTCCTGCATGCATAATTACTTATCAATCATGAAACTAATATTCTCGGTGTTGTGCTGAGTTAAGACACTGATCGCCATCAGTGAAGTGACCAAACAGATTATTAACAAGAACCCAGATTTCTTGCCAATTAAGCCGATGGCCTATGATCAATTGCTTGTGATCTCAATAGGGACGGGCTCAGACACGAGTGAACAAAAATACAATTCTAAAACTGCTTCAAAGTGGGGTGTGATATCTTGGTTATATGAAGATGGAGATAGTCCATTGATAGATTGTTACAGTGATTCAAGCAAGGATATGGTTGATTACCACAATAGTGTGATTTTTCAAGCTCTTCATTCTGAAAATAACTACCTTCGAATAGATGTAAGTCAGCATTTATATTCTCTCTTGCATGGATAATAATGCTATTGTTGCAAACTCTCGTTCAcaaaaaccattatttttaatcttgaaattaaaatcaatgGTGAATATTAAAGTTTGTGTGAATGATATCTTCCGACAAGGATAGAATTATTCCTTTTGTATTTAGTTGAACAAGTGCATCTTGCTTTTTGGTGGCGattattaacccaaaaaaatccaTATCACTTATTCAATAGGGACAAAAATTCCAAGAGAAAATTAAATCCTTGACAAGGAAAGGGTGTATAGGTGATAGCTAGACAGGCAATCAAGCCAAAATTTATAGCAAGTCTGTGAATTAATGTACACTCCAATAAGAAGATTATGAACATACAATAATAATTTAGTTAGTGGCCGAGCCACAATGACCCTCCTACCTACTCCTGAGAGTTTTGAAAAACTCCCTTGTAAGTTTTATGGTTTTAAAATTCCCTGTAGCCAATACATAATATGGCCTCCCCAAACTGTTCATTGATATATAAAATTGTCGCAATACCTCAAAATATGTTTATTGTATGTATAGTATTAAATTTATCTTTCGAATGGttcaaatttgtttatttgtttttgggtgaattaattccaaataatttttttttttttacatatattgaCTATTATgaagtcttttatttatttttgaatttggcaaGAGATTTAATCGGTATTATATTTAGAGTAAAGTCAtaaacttttaattattttctttgttcctttatatgctctttgaaaaaaaaaatctctacatcatcattattactaaataaataagcatATAATGTCAAAATGAGCACATACGAATGTCAACAAACAATTAGTCATACTTTGAAAACTTAACTTCTTACTTCTAAAAGAAACAATTTTCTCAATCAGCATATtcgttgggtttttttttttaatgtctgGCATGGATAGTTTTATTTCTCAACCTATTTTATAAGTAGTGTTAGGATCATAACTTTTGACACAACTTTATCTCAACTTGTTTATATGATAAGTTGTGAATTGTAGAATTGTGTACTCATATAGACCCACCACTTTTACTCCACACAATTTGCGTACGTGACAAATTGTAACAAAAGTATATTCTTagcatttttggttttttgatagGTGAACTTCCCCTATGTCCCCAAAGAGTAGATCTCGCTCTTTCATTGACTTGAGATCAATGATAAAGTAATAATAACGATGACAATAGGTGTGCCCTTGTTTGATCATAGATTAGAATAAAGATATTCACACAAATCAGTCAATACAAAGAGAGGGAGAAACTCTCAGAAAATTCTCTGTTTTCTTATTGAAGTACTACTTTTTCCAATTTCACATATTATGACATATGAGTAACTAGTGACTTTGTTCTTGAATGCTGGACCAGATCGATACGTTACACGGTAATTTGTCTTCTGTTGATGTATCTACGAAGGAGAACTTGGGAAATCTAGTGAAAGTGGGCGAACAGTTGCTAGAGAATCCAGTTACTCGCCTAAATTTGGATACTGGTCGCTATGAACCAGTTGAA
It encodes the following:
- the LOC126732740 gene encoding patatin-like protein 1 isoform X1; the protein is MDKTASSSSSFKIQPPSHGNLVTILSIDGGGVRGIIPGVILAYLESQLQELDGEEVRLADYFDVVAGTSTGGLIAGMLVAPNENNRPLYAGKDIVPFYLDNCPKIFPQVSGIFASVVNLVKILTGPKYDGKYLHKLIRKELGDTKFHQTLTNLVVPTFDIKKLQPTIFSSFQLTNHPILDAALSDICIGTSAAPTYFPAHYFSNQDTHGSVRDFNLVDGGVAANNPTLIAISEVTKQIINKNPDFLPIKPMAYDQLLVISIGTGSDTSEQKYNSKTASKWGVISWLYEDGDSPLIDCYSDSSKDMVDYHNSVIFQALHSENNYLRIDIDTLHGNLSSVDVSTKENLGNLVKVGEQLLENPVTRLNLDTGRYEPVENGGTNEAALKRFAKSLSDEKKLRDSKSQSNKGAN
- the LOC126732740 gene encoding patatin-like protein 5 isoform X2 translates to MDKTASSSSSFKIQPPSHGNLVTILSIDGGGVRGIIPGVILAYLESQLQELDGEEVRLADYFDVVAGTSTGGLIAGMLVAPNENNRPLYAGKDIVPFYLDNCPKIFPQLTNHPILDAALSDICIGTSAAPTYFPAHYFSNQDTHGSVRDFNLVDGGVAANNPTLIAISEVTKQIINKNPDFLPIKPMAYDQLLVISIGTGSDTSEQKYNSKTASKWGVISWLYEDGDSPLIDCYSDSSKDMVDYHNSVIFQALHSENNYLRIDIDTLHGNLSSVDVSTKENLGNLVKVGEQLLENPVTRLNLDTGRYEPVENGGTNEAALKRFAKSLSDEKKLRDSKSQSNKGAN